Genomic segment of Nitrosopumilaceae archaeon AB1(1):
GGCTCTATTGCAAATTCGGGTGTTATTAATGGTTCTAATAATTTAATACTAAAAACATCATTACCGATCTAAATATATGAATTATTTAAAAATAATCGTGTCCGATGATTCTAAAATCCATATTTCTCATAAAAATATATGGAATGGTGTTAGATATAGTGCAAAATATGCAAAATCTTTAATGAATCATAACGACATACTATGTGATAAATTTGAATATCAGTCAGCAATTTCATTAGCATGTTTATCCCATGAATAATCATATAATGTGCACATTATGTAATTTCCATTTTGAGAAAAAAGATATTACAAAAGATTACTGGATGAAACATTTTCTTAATCATCACAAGAAAGCAGGATACTTTACCAATTTTTTATTAAAACAGTAAACTTTATCTCGTGATAAATATGAGCAGGCAACTGAGGGATTGAAAGATACTGCTATAACCTACAATGAACAGGTGTCATCACAATATGAGGATATATTCAAGCAATTAAATGTCTATACTGACAATTTTAACAAATTGAAATTATTATGTTTTTATCCTAATTGGGATAAGACCAATGAGCGATGAATTAATTTTAGGATATATCTGATAAATAGCACCTTGCCGATTTTATTATAAATCACAGTAAAATGTTTCATTATTTGAGTATGTTTAATGTTGAATGACTCGTTAGATTAGATCCAACGTTAGAATTAAATGGAAAATTATGTGGCAAACATGACAAAATCTATATGAATGATGATAAATGTAGTGAATGCAATATTGAGCAATTAGAGTCTAACTCTATTAACAAGGATATGAAGAAATGTCATAATGCAATGAAAGGTTTAATTGAAAATTTTGCCCCAAAAATTAGATGGTATCATAATCATGCAAACTTGCACTCTGTATCAAAGTATTCCACTTGTTATGACCCTTGACAGTTATCTTTGCTCTCTTAGATGGTCTCTTATTGTCAATATCACTATACTTTTTGGCATAATTGTAATACACTGTCACACCATTAATAATCAGACTATCTTCTCTTCAATCCTCTAAACACTTTCTTACAATCACGAATCTCACCATTTAGACGTTCCATCATATTTAATCATGTTGTGTTTCTCTGCCAAATACTCTTCTTGACGATTTACTCTATGATGGTAATCCATCTGTGATAAAATGCTTGGGTGTTTTATTCCCAGTAATCAATTTAGTCAGTTTCAACAAATAATCTGCATTGTGCTGAAATTTAGTATCGGCCATGTCTTTCAGCTAAACCAAAACGAGTGTCATTATTCATAGATGCAAATAGATATTTTGACTTACCTGACACCTTTATTCATACTTTATCAGCACGAATCCAATTGCCAACACGTGGTATAATCTCATCTAGATATCTAGTTAACATTACAGGGTATTTGGCAATCCAGCGATTCATAGTAGAATGATTCACATCAGTATCAAACTCATAATGTGTTGAAATATCTCCAACTGACATACCTGAATAGTACATTTGTAATGCACCTGTAATTATTTTTGAATTAGATTGTTTACCCTCAAATTCAAAATTTGATGTAAAGCGTTTATTACAATATAAACATTTGAATCGTTGTATTTTTCCTTGTTTGTTGTTCCTCATACCATCTTTTTTGATATTACCTGAATTACAGTATTTACACAGATTCAGTCTAGTCTATTCCATTATTCTAAAATTATTATTCGCATATCCTCTATTTGTAATCATTATACATTTGACTAATTGTATATGCTTGCAATCTGCTCTTCGAATTGTGTGATTTTTACACACACATACACAAGTCCTTGACCCGTTCTGCTTACATTGTATAGTTTGTTTGGATTTGTTTGAGATTTTATTTCAAATTTGTTGGTGTCCACTTGTGCAAAGTTGCCTACTGTTTGCATCATTACTTTTGCTTTTTGTTTACATTGATTCATACTATGGATTAATAGTATATTATTATATGAATCTATGGTATTAACTAATTGTATAATAGACTTATAATATGAATCGTATTAGAGCCAGTATGCAAATATTGGAAAAGATACAGAATAAGAAAAAATACATCTATCTTTCTCATTATGATAAAGATACTCAAAGGGTAAAGAATGATTATTGTGGTCCTGCTAATGACACTACAATGATTAAGGCGTATAGTATGCAACTGAAGATACTCGTTGGTCAGAAAAAAGATGTTGAGAGACAAAAAGTAGAGATCAATGAGGAGATTAAACAGATACAAAAAAGGATTGCCAGATTGAAGAGTAGGAATTCTTAGTGAAAGATAAGAATAAGATAAAAACAAAATTAACATAATATGGCAAATGAATTGATTATGATAGGGTTTGGCAATTCATATTCGGTTTGATTGTATCAGGCATTGGCATCTTCAAAGGGAATAAAAATATAATTGCTCTAGGAGGTACACTATCTATTTCAAATATTCCCAGTATTAATGAATATGTTGGTCTTTATGACAAAAGTGTCGAATTATTAAACAAGATGAAAGAAGTACAGAAACTAAACAATGAATTGATACAGTTAGAATCTTACGCAAATGTCGCAACCTTAACGTGATAAACTTTGAGACAGTTCAATAAGATATATGCTGAAATCACCACAGAGTATAATGAAGAGTATATAGTCTATTAAACACTCTTTTGACAAGATACTCTACAAATAATCAATGGGATCGTTATGATGAAATTTTACAGTATATGACCGTATTAGAAAATAATTATTTAAAAGATACCAATGCTCATAATGCTCATTTGAGTAATTATTTTGATGATCTTTTAACATAACGTTCAACATATAATAACAAATACGGTGATTTGGCAAATAAGATATCTGATATTATTGACAAGTAGTGAATAAAATGTATTTGAGATTCTTTTTTATACACTGGATAAAAACGGAGACAAAATAACATGGATGTTTTATTGATTGTATATCTCACGATTAATATTTTGATTGCGTATATCAATCAAACAGATCTATCTTTTACACATTATCTTGGCAGATATGGATTTTATATTCTTCTAGCAGGATTATTAATTTATGGTTCATATATGTTGATTACAAGAAATAGTGATAAATCCAAGAAGAATCAAAAGAAATAAAATTAAAATAGAGATTATAGTATCGCTCCATGAATAGCACCCGAATTTGCAATAGAGTCTTTACTATGATTATTAACAATTAACTCATTGCCACTAGTACCAAGTTTATTTGGTGTGGATTTTACAGATATGTCACATAAATAGTCGGCAAATATCTCAGATTGAGTTTTTAAATTAATAGTATCAGATTCGTCATATTGCATATATCAAATATTTAATTTTTTTCCATCACATCATTGTGGTCAAAATTAGGTTTGAGTGAAATGATTTTATGTAAGGAATTTAAGATACGAGTTTGACAGATTTAATTTTTTTATGTAGATAAACAAATGCCAATGTTGGTAGACCAACATAAATTAGCAAGTTGATAGCAATTACAAGTAATCCCAAAGCCAACACACTATTCTCCGAGTCATCTGCCATCGTCATTATAGAGACACTAGAGAGTAGAGGATACAGAATAGTCTGAATTATTTCACGCAGTAGAGGGTTTTCACGCTCAGCATCTGCAATTACAGGTGAAAAGGTGTAATAGATTTGGTTGAATGATGTTATAAATGATATTCCAGGTAGACTAGTCATTAAAGTTGTATCACGTATCTCTCTGAGCATTTGTACTTGTTGTGAAAGCTCAGTTCCATATACTGCTGTTGCGATTAGACAACCACCTTCACCAGGAGGAGTGGTAGTAGAGTCATCATCCTTTATGGTTTTATCATCCTTTATGGTTTTATCATCCTTTATGGTTTTATCATCCTTTATGGTTTTATCATCCTTTATGGTTTTATCATCCTTTATGGTTTTATCATCCTTTATGGTTTTATCATCCTTTATGGTTTTATCATCCTTTATGGTTTTATTGTCCATTATGGTTTTATTGTCCATTATGGTACCGGTAGATGCAACAGGTAATGTAGAATCAAAAGTGATGGAACCTGTGGGTTGAGAAACATCTACTAATTTTTTTTCACTTGTAAAGAAAGTATTAGAGTATACGCTAGCCTTTACAGATACTAAGCGTTCATCAGAAGACACTAGACCCAAATAGACGGCTCTATCAGAGTAGGGCTGTGTTAGGGAGAGTTGAGTTGCAATTACCCCTAGTTTGGAACTACTAATAGTAACAAAAGCATCATCAGATGATGGGCTAGCAATAATTTCAACTAGTTTTTTATCATCAGTGACTTCCCAAGATACTTTGTGAATAATAGCCTCTACAATTATTGGGGCTTGACCACCAGTGAATATACGATTTGCGCTGCCACCTCCTCCTCCTGAGCTACTGCCACCACCACTACTAGTAAATGGAATAGGTGCAGGTGCTTGAGTACTAGTGGTACTGGTGGAAGATGTTAGAGCAAAGGTGGATAGGTGAGTGGTGTAAATTGCTACATGAGTGTTGTCATCTACAAAACATTCGTTTGTGGAAGTAGTGGTTAAAAGAGTATTAATTTCTGCGATATTACTAGTACCACAGGATAATATCTGGGTTGGTGTAGAGCCAATAGTATTTACATAATATATATTATGATTATTTCCACCTTGATTTTCAAATACAATAGACGCAACTGTATCACCTAGGTTGAGATCAATTGTTACATCTCCCAAAGTTATAGCTGTAATCGTTACATGACTAGTAGTAGTCTGACCTACAGTTGTAGAGGGTATAGTAATAGTAGCAGTACGTGGTGCAAGGAATTGCGAATCCCAAGTACCATCATGAGTAATAATAGTACTAGTAGGTATCATGACTGTAATGACATTAGTAGATACAAGTTTGGCAGTTAATCCTGCAGTGATATTAGTAGTGTTTAAAGTAGTAGCGACATAATTGATAGTAACATTTTGATGTTCAGGTGTGAGAATTAATGGTGCGTCCACATGAATAGTGGCAGGAGATAATACCTGATCGTCTGATGAAATGATGTTTTGGACACTGAATGATGGGTTATTAGTAAGTATACCATTATTTGCAGTATCTACAATTGAATTTGCATTAATAGTTACCCGAGTACCATCAACTGACTCGATAAAAACGTTAAATATAGATTCGGTGGCTGTGCTGTTAAAAGTTAGAACCAGAGTAGGATTGTTTGTATAATTAATATTAGAAGGGAAAACGAATCCTATAAGCAATTGTGATGGATTAGTTATACTTACATTTTCACTAAATGTAATGGATAGAGTGTGTGTTTGAGCATCATATACTGGAGTACCAACGACTGTTGGGGCAATAGTGTCACGAACAATTACAGTTCTATTCACTTGGATAGCATCTCCTACCGAATTCGTAGAGTCGTATGTGATGGTATAGTTGCCCAAGGTATCAGGATTTACAGTGTCACCGCCAATGACTATTGTAGAGCCATCATGAGTGGCAGCTCCCAGTTCAGAGTAGGATGTGCCTTGCTCTACGTAAATAGTAGCATTACCATCCAGTGTGATGATTGGTGAATATAAGGTGGTATATTCCAGTATCACAGCAACTAGACTATTATTTGCAGCATCTGTGATGCCAAGTCCAGTAAGAGTCAAATTATTGCTAAGAGTTGCTTGATTTATAATGTAAGATCGGGATACAGCCGAAGGATAAGTTACAACCAAAGTAGGATTGTTTGTATAATTAATAACACCAAAAGAGTTATTGGAACCAGATAAAACAAATTCTAATGAGTCAGTTATAGTTACATTTTCACTAAATGTAATGGTTAGAGTGTTTGTCACAGTATTATAAATCGGGGTACCAACGACTGTTGGTGGAGTAGTGTCACGAACAACTATAGTTCTATTCACTTGGGTGGCATTATTGCCTGATGAATCAGTAGAGTGGTATGTGATGGTGTAATTGCCTTCAGTATTTGTATCTACAGTGTCACCACGAATAACGATAGGAGAACCATCATCAGTAGTGGCGTTTTGCTCAGAATAGGATGAGCCAAGTTCTACATAAACGATATTATTACCATTCAGTGTGATTACTGGGGGAGTAGTATCTGGTACAGAAATTATTACAGTTCTATTAACTTGGGTGGCATTATTGCCTGATGAATCAGTAGAGTGGTATGTGATGGTGTAATTGCCTTCAGTATTTGTATCTACAGTGTCACCACGAATAACGATAGGAGAACCATCATCAGTAGTGGCGTTTTGCTCATTATATGTAGCGCCAACAAATAGTGTTATGATACTATTGCCATTCAGTGTGATTACTGGGGGAGTAGTGTCACGAACAATTACAAGCCTATTCACTTGGGTGGCATCATTTCCTGATGAATCAGTAGAGTCATAGGTGACGGTATAATTTCCCACGAGAGATGAATTTACAGTGTCACCACCAATTGTTACTAGAGAACCATCATCAGTAGTGGCGTTTTGCTCAGAGTAGGATGAGCCAAGTTCTACATAAACAGTAGCATTACCAATTAGTGTGATTACTGGGGGAGTATCATCTGGTGCATCAGAAATTATTACAATTCTATTAACTTGGGTGGCATTATTGCCTGATGAATCAGCAGAGTTGTATGTGATGGTGTAATTGCCTTCAGTATCTGTATTTACAGTGTCACCACCAATAACGATAGGAGAGCCATCATCAGTAGTGGCGTTTTGCTCATTATATGTAGAGTTTATGCTTAGTGTTATTGTACTAGCACCATTCAGTGTGATTACTGGGGGAATAGTGTCACGAACAATTACAAGCCTATTCACTTGGGTGGCATCATTTCCTGCTGAATCAGTAGAGTCATAGGTGACGGTATAATTTCCCACGAGAGATGAATTTACAGTGTCACCACCAATTGTTACTAGAGAGCCATCATCAGTAGTGGCGTTTTGCTCAGAGTAGGATGAGTCAAGTTCTACATAAACAGTAGCATTACCAATTAGTGTGATTACTGGGGGAGTAGTATCTGATGCATTAGAAATTATTACAGTTCTATCAACTTGGGTGGCATTATTGCCTGATGAATCAGCAGAGTTGTATGTGATGGTGTAATTGCCTTCAGTATTTGTATCTACAGTGTCACCACCAATTGTTACTGGAGAACCATCATCAGTAGTGGCGTTTTGCTCATTATATGTAGCGCCAACAAATAGTGTTATGGTACTATTGCCATTCAGTGTGATTACTGGGGGAATAGTGTCACTAACAATTACAAGCCTATTCACTTGGGTGGCATTATTTCCTGCTGAATCAACAGAGTCATATGTGACGGTATAATTTCCCACGAGAGATGAATTTACAGTGTCACCACCAATTGTTACTGGAGAGTCATCATCAGTAGTGGCGTTTTGCTCAGAGTAGGAATGAGTCAAGTTCTACATAAACAGTAGCATTACCAATTAGTGTGATTACTGGGGGAGTATCATCTGGTGTACTAGAAATTATTACAGTTCTATCAACTTGGGTGGCATTATTTCCTGCTGAATCAACAGAGTTGTATGTGACGATATAATTTCCCTTGAGAGATGAATTTACAGTGTCACCACCAATTGTTACTGGAGAGTTATCATCAGTAGTGGCGTTTTGCTCATTATATGTAGCGCCAACAAATAGTGTTATGGTACTATTGCCATTCAGTGTGATTACTGGGGGAATAGTGTCACTAACAATTACAAGCCTATTCACTTGGGTGGCATTATTTCCTGCTGAATCAACAGAGTCATATGTGACGGTATAATTTCCCACGAGAGATGAATTTACAGTGTCACCACCAATTGTTACTGGAGAGTTATCATTAGTCGTGGCGTTTTGCTCAGAGTAGGATGAGTCAAGTTCTACATAAACAGTAGCATTACCAATTAGTGTGATTACTGGGGGAGTAGTATCTGGTACAGAAATTATTACAGTTCTATTAACTTGGGTGGCATTATTGCCTGATGAATCAACAGAGTTGTATGTGACGGTATAATTTCCCTTGAGAGATGAATTTACAGTGTCACCACCAATTGTTACTGGAGAGCCATCATCAGTAGTGGCGTTTTGCTCATTATATGTAGAGTTTATGCTTAGTGTTATTGTACTAGCACCATTCAGTGTGATTACTGGGGGAGTAGTGTCACGAACAACTATAGTTCTATTCACTTGGGTGGCATTATTTCCTGCTGAATCAACAGAGTCATAGGTGACGGTATAATTTCCCTTGAGAGATGAATTTACAGTGTCACCACCAATTGTTACTGGAGAGCCATCATCAGTAGTGGCGTTTTGCTCAGAGTAGGATGAGTCAAGTTCTACATAAACGACATTATTACCATTCAGTGTGATTACTGGGGGAGTAGTATCTGGTACAGAAATTATTACAGTTCTATTAACTTGGGTGGCATTATTGCCTGATGAATCAGTAGAGTGGTATGTGATGGTGTAATTGCCTACAGTATTTGTATCTACAGTGTCACCACGAATAACGATAGGAGAGCCATCATCAGTAGTGGCGTTTTGCTCATTATATGTAGAGTTTATGCTTAGTGTTATTGTACTAGCACCATTCAGTGTGATTACTGGGGGAGTAGTGTCACGAACAACTATAGTTCTATTCACTTGGGTGGCATTATTTCCTGCTGAATCAACAGAGTCATAGGTGACGGTATAATTTCCCACGAGAGATGAATTTACATTGTCACCACCAATTGTTACTGGAGAGCCATCATCAGTAGTGGCGTTTTGCTCAGAGTAGGATGAGTCAAGTTCTACATAAACGACATTATTACCATTCAGTGTGATTACTGGGGGAGTAGTGTCACGAACAATTACAGTTCTATTAACTTGGGTGGCATTATTGCCTGATGAATCAGTAGAGTGGTATGTGATGGTGTAATTGCCTTCAGTATTTGTGTCTACAGTGTCACCACGAATAACGATAGGAGAGTCATCATCAGTAGTGGCGTTTTGCTCAGAGTAGGATTAGCCAAGTTCTACATAAACGATATTATTACCATTCAGTGTGATTACTGGGGGAGTAGTGTCATGAACAACTATAGTTCTATTCACTTGGGTGGCATTATTTCCTACTGAATCAACAGAGTCATAGGTGACGGTATAATTTCCCACTAGAGATGAATTTACAGTGTCACCACCAATTGTTACTAGAGAACCATCATCAGTAGTGGCGTTTTGCTCAGAGTAGGATTAGCCAAGTTCTACATAAACGACATTATTACCATTCAGTGTGATTACTGGGGGAGTATTATCTAGTGCATCAGAAATTATTACAATTCTATTAACTTGGGTGGCATTATTGCCTGATGAATCAGTAGAGTGGTATGTGATGGTGTAATTGCCTTCAGTATTTGTATCTACAGTGTCACCACGAATAACGATAGGAGAGCCATCATCAGTAGTGGCGTTTTGCTCATTATATGTAGAGTTTATGCTTAGTGTTATTGTACTAGCACCATTCAGTGTGATTACTGGGGGAGTAGTATCTGGAATGTTGTTAATTACAGGTTGATTCACAAAGTTTTCTAGTGTTATGTCTGTACTTTGAATAGAGTTTATTCCACCACTAGTTTTAGTATATGAAATAGTGATGATTTCATTTGACAAGAGATTTCTGCTTAAATTCAGAGTAATTGAAGAGGAGTTTGATGTTATGCCATCTATTGTAGCAGATGTACCAGTAAGAGTAAAGTCTGTAGTAGGAATAACCGAATAGATAATGTTTTCATTAAAAGTAATTATAATGTTATCACCTTGTGTGTTGGTAATAGCAGAAGTTATCACTACACTTCTATCTTCAGGTGCAGATATAGTAAAGAAAGTAGAAGGAGAATTTTGATTTGCATACTCTGTTGCAATCCAGTCTGCAGAGCGAGCAGTAGATGATAGTCGGAATTCATCGAATTTGCCATCAAAGTAGGAATCACCTTCCCAATTGGATCTTCCGATATAGTTTGATACTCTATTCACATTAAGAGATGTATGCACAGAACCACTATCAATTGAGGTGCCATTTTTGTAGATAGTTGCGGTACCTGATGATTCATGTACAACTGTAAAGTATGCCCATTGACCTGTCTGCGAAACATTACTCAGCTGTGACACCCAAAGAACTGTCATTCCGTAGCATTTCATATCTTAAATTCGTGGTACCTGGAGGGGTAGCAAATAGAATATTGTGATTTGCCTGACCCTTGCCAAAATCAACGATTCTAGCCCAATTTTTAAGGACATCAATATTTGCCCATGCCGAGATGGTAAAGTCTGTATTGTAGAATAGACTACTTGCCAAGTCTGGAAGATCAAGATAATCTCCGTGGTTGTTGTCTACTCCATCAAAGTTTAGTCCATTACCAATTTGTGCAGATACTAAATCACTAGAATTAAAGTCAGTAGAGCCTGTAGATAGTGGTGTTGCGTGACAATCATTCCCTGATGAGTCTAGTGTAGATTGTGCACCAAAAGTGGATTGATCCATGTGATAAATTATTACATAGTCTGAATCCCAAACATCAGGATATGGAATAGATGACGCTGTTGAGACATTATAATACATGTAGAGTATGGTATCACTGGTACTGCTCAAAGTAGGTAGACGAACCCAAGCTACTAGGGTACCGGTAGTAGCATTATTAGTAAATGATTCAATTTCATGCTCTAAGAGAGTAGTGCCATCAGTAGTAGTGAATCTTATATCTTGTCCAGCAGATTGAACAGTTGTAGAATTGAGATTTGTATCATTTATTGATATTAAAACTGTGAAATTTTCATGATTTCCAATTACTTGAGATGAATCTATAGTGATCTGTAGTCTTGTGTTCCAAGAGGTGTCTAGTGTTTGTTGAACAACTACAGTTCTATTCACTTGGATGGCATCATTACCTGATGAATCAACAGAGTTGTATGTGATGGTGTAATTGCCTACAGTATTTGTATCTACAGTGTCACCACCAATGACGATAGGAGAACCATCATCAGTAGTGGCGTTTTGCTCATTATATGTAGAGTTTATGCTTAGTGTTATTGTACTAGCACCATTCAGTGTGATGACTGGAGCAATAGTATCTAAAATGTTGTTAATTACAGGTTGATTCACAAAGCTTTCTAGTGTTATGTCTGTATTTTGAGTAGAGTTTATTCCACCACTAGTTTTAGTATATGAGATAGTGATGATTTCATTTGACAAGAGATTTCTGCTTAAATTCAGAGTAATTGAAGAGGAATCAGATATAATTCCAGATATTGTAGCAGATGTACCAGTAAGAGTAAAGTCAGTAGTAGGAATAACCGAATAGATAATGTTTTCATTAAAAGTAATTATAATATTATCACCTTGTGTGTTGGTAATAGCAGAAGTTATCACTACACGTCTATCTTCAGGTGCAGATATAGTAAAGAAAGTAGAAGGTGAGTTTTGATTTGCATACTCTGTTGCAATCCAGTCTGCAGAGCGAGCAGTAGATGATAGTCGGAATTCATCGAATTTGCCATCAAAGTAGAAATGATCTGGATTATTGGCTCTTCCAATATAGTTTGATGTTCTATTCACATCATTAGATGTATGCAGAGAACGACTATCATGTGAGGTGCCATCTTTGTAGATAGTTGCTGCACCTGATGATTCATGTACAACTGTAAGGTATGCCCATTGACCTATCTGCAAAACATCTATAGCTGCTACCTTCTGGACGTTATCAGCATTGTGTATTTGATATTCCAAATGCGATATAGTTTGAACGGCACGAAATATAATATTGGCTTGTTCATGACCATTGCCAAAATCAACGATTCTAGCCCAACTTTTAAAGGCATCAATATTTGCCCATGCCGAGATGGTAAAATCTGTATTGTTGAATAGACTACCTTCCAAGTCTGGAAGATCAAGATAATCTCCGGTGTTGTTGTCTACTCCATCAAAGTTTAGTCCATTACCAATTTGTGCAGATACTAAATCATTAGAATTAAAGTCAGTAGAGCCTGTCAGATAGTGGTGTTGCATGACAATCATTCCCTGATGAGTCTAGGGTAGAGTTTGCAATAAAAGTGGATTGATCCATGTGATAAATTATTTCATAGTCTGAATCCCAAACATTATCATGTATAATAGTTGCCGCTGATGAGACATTATAATACATGTAGAGTATGGTATCATTGGTACTGCTCAAAGTAGGTAGGCGAACCCAAGATACTAGAGTACCGGTAGTAGCATCATTAGTAAATGACTCAATTTCATGCTGTAATATAGTAAATCCATCACTGCTAGTGAAAATAATATCAGCTCCGTTAGGTAGAACAGACTGAATTGTTCAAAGCAGAATCAGAGATACTTACTAGAAGGGTAAAGTTTTGAAGAGTTGTAGTTATTTGGTTACTGTTAATAGTAATTTTCTGTCTAGTATCCCACAAGGAAGGTAGATCAAAAAATGGAACATTAATAGTGATTGGTTGATTTATAAAGTTTGCAAGTGATAAATCATTTACGTTTGTGATATTACTAGTTGTTTGATTATATGATAGTGTTAATGATGATGTGAGTGATGAATATGCTAGAGTCTAGTGTTAGATTGATTGCAGTGTCATTATGTCTAGTTATACTAGTTGTATCAATACCTAAAATATTTA
This window contains:
- a CDS encoding DUF5011 domain-containing protein, which translates into the protein MTHSYSEQNATTDDDSPVTIGGDTVNSSLVGNYTVTYDSVDSAGNNATQVNRLVIVSDTIPPVITLNGNSTITLFVGATYNEQNATTDDGSPVTIGGDTVDTNTEGNYTITYNSADSSGNNATQVDRTVIISNASDTTPPVITLIGNATVYVELDSSYSEQNATTDDGSLVTIGGDTVNSSLVGNYTVTYDSTDSAGNDATQVNRLVIVRDTIPPVITLNGASTITLSINSTYNEQNATTDDGSPIVIGGDTVNTDTEGNYTITYNSADSSGNNATQVNRIVIISDAPDDTPPVITLIGNATVYVELGSSYSEQNATTDDGSLVTIGGDTVNSSLVGNYTVTYDSTDSSGNDATQVNRLVIVRDTTPPVITLNGNSIITLFVGATYNEQNATTDDGSPIVIRGDTVDTNTEGNYTITYHSTDSSGNNATQVNRTVIISVPDTTPPVITLNGNNIVYVELGSSYSEQNATTDDGSPIVIRGDTVDTNTEGNYTITYHSTDSSGNNATQVNRTIVVRDTTPPTVVGTPIYNTVTNTLTITFSENVTITDSLEFVLSGSNNSFGVINYTNNPTLVVTYPSAVSRSYIINQATLSNNLTLTGLGITDAANNSLVAVILEYTTLYSPIITLDGNATIYVEQGTSYSELGAATHDGSTIVIGGDTVNPDTLGNYTITYDSTNSVGDAIQVNRTVIVRDTIAPTVVGTPVYDAQTHTLSITFSENVSITNPSQLLIGFVFPSNINYTNNPTLVLTFNSTATESIFNVFIESVDGTRVTINANSIVDTANNGILTNNPSFSVQNIISSDDQVLSPATIHVDAPLILTPEHQNVTINYVATTLNTTNITAGLTAKLVSTNVITVMIPTSTIITHDGTWDSQFLAPRTATITIPSTTVGQTTTSHVTITAITLGDVTIDLNLGDTVASIVFENQGGNNHNIYYVNTIGSTPTQILSCGTSNIAEINTLLTTTSTNECFVDDNTHVAIYTTHLSTFALTSSTSTTSTQAPAPIPFTSSGGGSSSGGGGGSANRIFTGGQAPIIVEAIIHKVSWEVTDDKKLVEIIASPSSDDAFVTISSSKLGVIATQLSLTQPYSDRAVYLGLVSSDERLVSVKASVYSNTFFTSEKKLVDVSQPTGSITFDSTLPVASTGTIMDNKTIMDNKTIKDDKTIKDDKTIKDDKTIKDDKTIKDDKTIKDDKTIKDDKTIKDDKTIKDDDSTTTPPGEGGCLIATAVYGTELSQQVQMLREIRDTTLMTSLPGISFITSFNQIYYTFSPVIADAERENPLLREIIQTILYPLLSSVSIMTMADDSENSVLALGLLVIAINLLIYVGLPTLAFVYLHKKIKSVKLVS
- a CDS encoding DUF5011 domain-containing protein, which gives rise to MGNYTVTYDSVDSAGNNATQVNRTIVVRDTTPPVITLNGASTITLSINSTYNEQNATTDDGSPIVIRGDTVDTNTVGNYTITYHSTDSSGNNATQVNRTVIISVPDTTPPVITLNGNNVVYVELDSSYSEQNATTDDGSPVTIGGDTVNSSLKGNYTVTYDSVDSAGNNATQVNRTIVVRDTTPPVITLNGASTITLSINSTYNEQNATTDDGSPVTIGGDTVNSSLKGNYTVTYNSVDSSGNNATQVNRTVIISVPDTTPPVITLIGNATVYVELDSSYSEQNATTNDNSPVTIGGDTVNSSLVGNYTVTYDSVDSAGNNATQVNRLVIVSDTIPPVITLNGNSTITLFVGATYNEQNATTDDNSPVTIGGDTVNSSLKGNYIVTYNSVDSAGNNATQVDRTVIISSTPDDTPPVITLIGNATVYVELDSFLL
- a CDS encoding LamG-like jellyroll fold domain-containing protein translates to MTVLWVSQLSNVSQTGQWAYFTVVHESSGTATIYKNGTSIDSGSVHTSLNVNRVSNYIGRSNWEGDSYFDGKFDEFRLSSTARSADWIATEYANQNSPSTFFTISAPEDRSVVITSAITNTQGDNIIITFNENIIYSVIPTTDFTLTGTSATIDGITSNSSSITLNLSRNLLSNEIITISYTKTSGGINSIQSTDITLENFVNQPVINNIPDTTPPVITLNGASTITLSINSTYNEQNATTDDGSPIVIRGDTVDTNTEGNYTITYHSTDSSGNNATQVNRIVIISDALDNTPPVITLNGNNVVYVELG
- a CDS encoding DUF2341 domain-containing protein, with amino-acid sequence MQHHYLTGSTDFNSNDLVSAQIGNGLNFDGVDNNTGDYLDLPDLEGSLFNNTDFTISAWANIDAFKSWARIVDFGNGHEQANIIFRAVQTISHLEYQIHNADNVQKVAAIDVLQIGQWAYLTVVHESSGAATIYKDGTSHDSRSLHTSNDVNRTSNYIGRANNPDHFYFDGKFDEFRLSSTARSADWIATEYANQNSPSTFFTISAPEDRRVVITSAITNTQGDNIIITFNENIIYSVIPTTDFTLTGTSATISGIISDSSSITLNLSRNLLSNEIITISYTKTSGGINSTQNTDITLESFVNQPVINNILDTIAPVITLNGASTITLSINSTYNEQNATTDDGSPIVIGGDTVDTNTVGNYTITYNSVDSSGNDAIQVNRTVVVQQTLDTSWNTRLQITIDSSQVIGNHENFTVLISINDTNLNSTTVQSAGQDIRFTTTDGTTLLEHEIESFTNNATTGTLVAWVRLPTLSSTSDTILYMYYNVSTASSIPYPDVWDSDYVIIYHMDQSTFGAQSTLDSSGNDCHATPLSTGSTDFNSSDLVSAQIGNGLNFDGVDNNHGDYLDLPDLASSLFYNTDFTISAWANIDVLKNWARIVDFGKGQANHNILFATPPGTTNLRYEMLRNDSSLGVTAE
- a CDS encoding DUF2341 domain-containing protein, whose protein sequence is MQSVLPNGADIIFTSSDGFTILQHEIESFTNDATTGTLVSWVRLPTLSSTNDTILYMYYNVSSAATIIHDNVWDSDYEIIYHMDQSTFIANSTLDSSGNDCHATPLSDRLY